The following are encoded in a window of Pseudomonas multiresinivorans genomic DNA:
- a CDS encoding putative RNA methyltransferase: MLICPLCREALTEVDNGVACPAGHRFDRARQGYLNLLPVQHKKSLDPGDNAAMVEARRYFLGAGHYAPLARRLAELAAERAPGRWLDIGCGEGYYTAQLGEALPQADGYALDISREAVKRACKRAPQLTWMVASMARVPLADASCQLLASVFSPIDWREATRLLTPGGGVLRLGPARDHLLELRERLYDEVREYVEDKHLADLPEELKLVHTEQLSFKLPLETREAREHLLAMTPHGWRVNAERRERILAEPFEVTVAVRYDWLQRQEP, translated from the coding sequence ATGCTGATCTGTCCGCTGTGCCGCGAGGCACTCACCGAAGTCGACAACGGCGTGGCCTGCCCCGCCGGGCACCGCTTCGACCGCGCACGCCAGGGCTACCTGAACCTGCTGCCGGTACAGCACAAGAAGAGCCTCGATCCAGGCGATAACGCCGCCATGGTCGAGGCGCGCCGCTACTTCCTCGGCGCCGGCCACTACGCGCCGCTGGCCAGGCGCCTGGCCGAACTGGCTGCCGAGCGGGCTCCCGGTCGCTGGCTTGATATTGGCTGCGGCGAGGGTTACTACACCGCGCAGCTGGGCGAAGCCCTGCCCCAGGCCGACGGCTATGCCCTGGACATCTCCCGCGAAGCCGTCAAGCGCGCCTGCAAGCGCGCCCCGCAGCTGACCTGGATGGTCGCCAGCATGGCCCGCGTGCCGCTGGCCGATGCTTCCTGCCAGTTGCTGGCCAGCGTGTTCAGCCCGATCGACTGGAGGGAAGCCACACGCCTGCTGACTCCCGGAGGCGGCGTGCTGCGCCTGGGCCCGGCACGCGACCATCTGCTGGAACTGCGCGAACGCCTGTACGATGAAGTGCGCGAATACGTCGAAGACAAGCACCTTGCCGATCTGCCTGAAGAACTGAAGCTGGTGCACACCGAACAACTGAGCTTCAAGCTGCCGCTGGAAACCCGCGAAGCCCGCGAGCACCTGCTGGCGATGACGCCCCACGGCTGGCGGGTCAACGCCGAGCGACGCGAACGCATCCTCGCCGAGCCCTTCGAGGTGACGGTCGCGGTACGCTACGATTGGCTGCAACGCCAAGAACCCTGA
- a CDS encoding aminotransferase class V-fold PLP-dependent enzyme, protein MSIPSPWRSDFPALAAFEAEGQTYLDSAATAQKPRAMIDALAGYYASGAANVHRAQHLPGERATRAFEATRSLAASWLNGGSPAQIIFTRGATEALNLLAYGLEASFHSGDEIVVSALEHHANLLPWQQLAKRRGLKLVVLPLDSDGRIDLTRAASLIGPRTRLLAVSQLSNVLGTWQPLPELLQMARQHGALSVVDGAQGVVHGRHNLSALGCDFYVCSSHKLYGPEGLGLLWGRPESLERLAHWQFGGEMVRVADYFDAQFHSAPMGFEAGTPPIGPVIALGATLQWLAAQDSAEVSAHEDFLHARLLAGLRARDGVRVLGEPEVALASFVVEGVHVADLGHLLTEQGIAVRAGHHCAMPLMKTLDVAGALRVSLGLYNDSADLERFFTALDSALELLR, encoded by the coding sequence ATGTCCATTCCCTCGCCCTGGCGCTCCGACTTCCCGGCCCTCGCCGCCTTCGAGGCCGAAGGCCAGACCTACCTCGACAGCGCCGCCACCGCGCAGAAGCCGCGCGCCATGATCGACGCCCTCGCCGGCTACTACGCCAGCGGCGCCGCCAACGTGCACCGCGCCCAGCACCTGCCCGGCGAGCGCGCCACCCGCGCCTTCGAAGCGACCCGCAGCCTGGCCGCCAGCTGGCTCAATGGCGGCAGCCCGGCTCAGATCATCTTCACCCGTGGCGCCACCGAAGCCCTGAACCTGCTGGCCTACGGACTGGAGGCGAGCTTCCACAGCGGTGACGAGATCGTCGTCAGCGCCCTGGAGCACCACGCCAACCTGCTGCCCTGGCAGCAACTGGCAAAGCGGCGTGGCTTGAAACTGGTGGTGCTGCCGCTGGACAGTGACGGCCGCATCGATCTGACCCGCGCTGCCAGCCTGATCGGCCCGCGCACTCGCCTGCTTGCCGTCAGCCAGCTATCCAACGTGCTCGGCACCTGGCAACCGCTGCCGGAACTGTTGCAGATGGCTCGGCAGCACGGCGCGTTAAGCGTGGTGGATGGCGCCCAGGGCGTAGTCCACGGCCGGCACAACCTGTCGGCGCTGGGCTGCGACTTCTACGTCTGCTCCAGCCACAAGCTCTACGGCCCGGAAGGCCTCGGCCTGCTCTGGGGCCGCCCGGAGTCGCTTGAGCGACTGGCGCACTGGCAATTCGGCGGCGAGATGGTGCGCGTCGCGGACTACTTCGACGCACAGTTCCACAGCGCCCCGATGGGCTTCGAGGCCGGCACCCCGCCCATCGGCCCGGTGATAGCCCTGGGCGCCACGCTGCAGTGGCTGGCCGCCCAGGACAGCGCCGAAGTCAGCGCCCACGAGGATTTCCTCCACGCCCGCCTGCTCGCCGGCCTGCGCGCCCGTGATGGCGTGCGCGTGCTGGGCGAACCGGAAGTGGCGCTGGCCAGTTTCGTGGTCGAGGGCGTGCATGTGGCCGACCTCGGCCATCTGCTCACCGAACAGGGCATTGCCGTGCGCGCCGGGCACCACTGCGCCATGCCGCTGATGAAGACCCTCGACGTGGCCGGTGCCCTGCGGGTCTCCCTTGGTCTCTACAACGACAGTGCCGACCTGGAGCGTTTCTTCACCGCGCTGGACAGCGCCCTGGAGTTGCTGCGATGA
- a CDS encoding cold-shock protein has product MADREVGTVKWFNDAKGYGFIQRDSGPDVFVHYRAIRGDGHRSLVEGQKVEFSVIQGQKGLQAEDVAKV; this is encoded by the coding sequence ATGGCTGATCGTGAGGTCGGAACCGTCAAGTGGTTCAATGACGCCAAAGGTTATGGATTCATTCAACGCGATAGCGGTCCGGACGTGTTCGTTCACTACCGTGCCATTCGTGGCGATGGTCACCGCTCCCTGGTCGAAGGCCAGAAAGTGGAGTTCTCGGTGATCCAGGGTCAGAAAGGCCTCCAGGCGGAAGACGTCGCCAAGGTCTGA
- a CDS encoding glycosyltransferase, translating into MSSRKFGLNLVVFVALAALFTGFWALYNRPVSVPDWPESISGFSFSPFRLNQNPQKDQFPSDDEIRSDLELVSRNTDNIRTYSVKGPLADIPRLAEELGMRVSLGIWIGPDEAENEAEIERGIEIANNSRSVVRVIVGNEALFRREVTVEQLTAYLDRVRKAVKVPVTTAEQWHIYEKYPEMAKHVDLIAAHVLPYWEYTPMDNAVPFVLERAKELRAKFPRKPLLLAEVGWPSNGRMRGGADATQADQAIYLRTLTNALNKRGYNYFVVEAFDQPWKVGDEGSVGAYWGVYNAQRQPKFNFTGPVVNIPQWRALAVASVVMALLALTLLMIDGSALRQRGRTFLTVVAFAGGSVLVWIAYDYSQQYSTWFSLTVGGLLGIGALGVFIVLLTEAHELAETVWVRKRRRPFDPVLTDTGYRPKVSVHVPCYNEPPEMMKKTLDALSRLDYPDFEVLIIDNNTKDPAVWEPVRDYCEVLGPRFRFFHVAPLAGFKGGALNYILPHTAPDVEVVAVIDADYCVEPNWLKQMVPHFSDPKIAVVQSPQDYHDGEENVFKKLCYAEYKGFFHIGMVTRNDRDAIIQHGTMTMIRRTVMDELKWADWTICEDAELGLRVFEKGYSAAYSHQSFGKGVMPDTFIDYKKQRFRWAYGAIQIMKGHARALFQGKDSKLTLGQRYHFIAGWLPWIADGMNIFFTVGALLWSSAMIIVPKRVDPPLLIFAIPPLALFFFKFGKIMFLYRRAVGVDLLRSFQAAVAGLALSHTIAKAVLYGAFTKTIPFFRTPKMASNHGLLVALAEAREEVFIMLLLWGAALGIVLVQGVPSRDMMFWVAMLLVQSLPYLAALVMALLSAAPKAQEAPAADVAPAS; encoded by the coding sequence ATGTCTTCACGCAAGTTCGGCCTCAACCTGGTGGTTTTCGTCGCCCTCGCGGCACTCTTCACCGGCTTCTGGGCTCTCTACAACCGCCCGGTCAGCGTTCCCGACTGGCCGGAAAGCATTTCCGGATTCTCCTTCTCGCCCTTCCGCCTGAACCAGAATCCGCAGAAGGACCAGTTCCCCAGCGACGACGAAATCCGCTCGGACCTCGAACTGGTCTCCAGGAACACCGACAACATCCGCACCTACTCGGTGAAGGGCCCGCTGGCCGACATTCCGCGCCTGGCAGAAGAGCTGGGCATGCGCGTCAGCCTCGGCATCTGGATCGGCCCGGACGAGGCCGAGAACGAGGCCGAAATCGAGCGCGGCATCGAGATCGCCAACAACTCGCGCAGTGTCGTGCGGGTGATCGTCGGCAACGAGGCGCTGTTCCGCCGCGAGGTCACCGTCGAACAACTCACCGCCTACCTGGACCGCGTGCGCAAGGCGGTGAAGGTACCGGTGACAACTGCCGAGCAATGGCACATCTACGAGAAATACCCGGAGATGGCCAAACACGTCGACCTGATCGCCGCCCACGTGCTGCCGTACTGGGAATACACGCCGATGGACAACGCCGTGCCGTTCGTCCTCGAGCGCGCCAAGGAGCTGCGCGCCAAGTTCCCGCGCAAGCCGCTGCTGCTGGCCGAAGTCGGCTGGCCGAGCAACGGCCGCATGCGCGGCGGTGCCGACGCCACCCAGGCGGACCAGGCCATCTACCTGCGCACGCTGACCAATGCGCTGAACAAGCGGGGCTACAACTACTTCGTCGTCGAGGCCTTCGACCAGCCGTGGAAAGTCGGTGACGAAGGCTCGGTGGGTGCCTACTGGGGCGTGTATAACGCCCAGCGCCAGCCCAAGTTCAACTTCACCGGCCCGGTGGTGAACATCCCGCAATGGCGCGCCCTGGCGGTCGCTTCGGTGGTGATGGCGCTGCTCGCCCTGACCCTGCTGATGATCGACGGCAGCGCCCTGCGCCAGCGCGGGCGGACCTTCCTCACCGTGGTCGCCTTTGCCGGCGGCTCGGTGCTGGTGTGGATCGCCTACGACTACAGCCAGCAATACAGCACCTGGTTCAGCCTGACCGTCGGCGGCCTGCTGGGCATCGGCGCGCTGGGCGTGTTCATCGTCCTGCTCACCGAGGCCCACGAACTGGCCGAGACAGTGTGGGTGCGCAAGCGCCGCCGGCCGTTCGACCCGGTGCTGACCGATACCGGCTACCGGCCCAAGGTCTCGGTGCACGTGCCCTGCTACAACGAACCGCCGGAGATGATGAAGAAGACCCTGGATGCGCTCTCCAGGCTCGACTATCCGGACTTCGAAGTCCTGATCATCGACAACAACACCAAGGACCCGGCGGTCTGGGAACCGGTGCGCGACTACTGCGAAGTCCTCGGCCCGCGCTTCCGTTTCTTCCACGTCGCGCCGCTGGCCGGTTTCAAGGGCGGCGCGCTGAACTACATCCTGCCGCACACCGCGCCGGACGTCGAAGTCGTGGCGGTGATCGACGCCGACTACTGCGTCGAGCCGAACTGGCTCAAGCAGATGGTGCCGCATTTCAGCGACCCGAAGATCGCCGTGGTGCAGTCCCCGCAGGACTATCACGACGGCGAGGAAAACGTCTTCAAGAAGCTCTGCTACGCCGAGTACAAGGGTTTCTTCCACATCGGCATGGTCACCCGCAACGACCGCGACGCGATCATCCAGCACGGCACCATGACCATGATTCGCCGGACCGTGATGGACGAGCTGAAATGGGCCGACTGGACCATCTGCGAGGACGCCGAGCTGGGCCTGCGGGTGTTCGAGAAGGGCTATTCGGCCGCCTACTCGCACCAGAGCTTCGGCAAGGGCGTGATGCCCGACACCTTCATCGACTACAAGAAGCAGCGTTTCCGCTGGGCCTATGGCGCCATCCAGATCATGAAGGGCCACGCCCGCGCGCTGTTCCAGGGCAAGGACAGCAAGCTGACCCTCGGCCAGCGCTACCACTTCATCGCCGGCTGGCTGCCGTGGATCGCCGACGGCATGAACATCTTCTTCACCGTCGGCGCGCTGCTCTGGTCCTCGGCGATGATCATCGTGCCCAAGCGGGTCGACCCGCCGCTGCTGATCTTCGCCATCCCGCCGCTGGCGCTGTTCTTCTTCAAGTTCGGCAAGATCATGTTCCTCTACCGCCGCGCCGTGGGCGTGGACCTGCTGCGCTCGTTCCAGGCGGCGGTGGCGGGCCTTGCGCTGTCGCACACCATCGCCAAGGCGGTGCTCTACGGGGCATTCACCAAGACCATCCCGTTCTTCCGTACGCCGAAGATGGCCTCCAACCACGGCCTGCTGGTGGCGCTGGCCGAGGCGCGCGAGGAAGTCTTCATCATGCTGCTGCTGTGGGGCGCAGCCCTGGGCATCGTGCTGGTGCAGGGCGTGCCGAGCCGCGACATGATGTTCTGGGTGGCCATGCTGCTGGTGCAGTCGCTGCCCTACCTCGCCGCCCTGGTGATGGCGCTGCTGTCTGCCGCGCCCAAGGCCCAGGAGGCACCGGCTGCGGACGTCGCGCCGGCCAGCTGA
- the dapE gene encoding succinyl-diaminopimelate desuccinylase: protein MPSMSLSPTLALACELIRRPSVTPVDADCQQLMMQRLDACGFALEPMRIEDVDNFWALRQGRDGANGPVLCFAGHTDVVPTGPEQAWQHQPFDALIDADGMLCGRGAADMKGSLASMIIATERFVADHPNHRGSIAYLITSDEEGPAHHGTKAVVERLKARNERLDWCIVGEPSSTTLVGDIVKNGRRGSLGATLTVRGKQGHVAYPHLAKNPIHLTAPALAELAAEHWDNGNDYFPPTSFQISNINGGTGATNVIPGDLKVIFNFRFSTESTVESLQQRVAAILDKHGLEWHIDWALSGLPFLTQPGELLDGVAAAIRAVTGRETTPSTSGGTSDGRFIATMGTQVVELGPVNATIHQVDERVLASDLDVLTEIYYQTLVRLLA, encoded by the coding sequence ATGCCCTCAATGTCCCTCTCGCCGACACTGGCCCTCGCCTGCGAGCTGATTCGCCGTCCCTCCGTCACACCGGTCGATGCCGACTGCCAGCAGCTGATGATGCAGCGCCTGGACGCCTGCGGCTTCGCCCTGGAGCCCATGCGCATCGAGGATGTGGATAACTTCTGGGCCCTGCGCCAGGGCCGCGACGGCGCCAATGGCCCGGTGCTGTGTTTCGCCGGCCACACCGACGTAGTACCCACTGGCCCCGAGCAGGCCTGGCAGCACCAGCCGTTCGACGCCCTGATCGACGCCGACGGCATGCTCTGCGGCCGTGGCGCGGCGGACATGAAAGGCAGCCTGGCGTCGATGATCATCGCCACCGAGCGCTTCGTCGCCGACCACCCCAACCACCGCGGCAGCATCGCCTACCTGATCACCAGCGACGAGGAAGGCCCCGCGCATCACGGCACCAAGGCCGTGGTCGAGCGCCTGAAGGCCCGCAACGAGCGCCTGGACTGGTGCATCGTCGGCGAGCCGTCGAGCACCACCCTGGTGGGCGACATCGTCAAGAACGGTCGTCGCGGCTCCCTCGGCGCCACCCTGACCGTGCGCGGCAAGCAGGGCCACGTGGCCTACCCGCACCTGGCGAAGAACCCGATCCACCTCACCGCCCCAGCCCTGGCCGAACTCGCCGCCGAGCACTGGGACAACGGCAACGACTACTTCCCGCCGACCAGCTTCCAGATCTCCAACATCAATGGCGGCACCGGCGCGACCAACGTGATTCCGGGCGACCTGAAGGTGATCTTCAACTTCCGCTTCTCCACCGAATCCACCGTGGAAAGCCTGCAGCAGCGCGTCGCGGCGATCCTCGACAAGCACGGCCTGGAATGGCACATCGACTGGGCGCTGTCCGGCCTGCCCTTCCTCACCCAGCCGGGTGAGCTGCTCGATGGCGTGGCGGCGGCGATCCGCGCGGTCACCGGCCGCGAGACCACGCCGTCGACCTCCGGCGGTACGTCCGATGGCCGCTTCATCGCCACCATGGGCACCCAGGTGGTCGAACTCGGCCCGGTCAACGCCACCATCCACCAGGTGGACGAACGTGTACTGGCCAGCGACCTCGATGTGCTGACCGAAATCTATTACCAGACCCTGGTGCGACTGCTGGCATGA
- a CDS encoding SufE family protein, whose amino-acid sequence MSLPAAAAEALQAFTALQGWEQRARLLMQWGERLEPLGETERSDEHRVQGCESNVWLVADSRDGHWNFRAYSDARLLRGLLALLLVRVEGLPADELAAIDLPDWFDQLGLGRQLSPSRSNGLNAVLKRMQDLIIT is encoded by the coding sequence ATGAGCTTGCCCGCCGCAGCCGCCGAGGCGCTGCAAGCCTTCACCGCCTTGCAGGGCTGGGAGCAACGAGCGCGCCTGCTGATGCAATGGGGCGAACGCCTGGAGCCGTTGGGCGAAACCGAGCGCAGCGACGAGCACCGCGTACAGGGCTGCGAGAGCAACGTCTGGCTGGTGGCTGACTCGCGGGATGGCCACTGGAATTTCCGCGCCTACAGCGATGCGCGCCTGCTGCGCGGGTTGCTGGCGTTGCTGCTGGTGCGGGTGGAAGGTTTACCTGCCGATGAATTGGCCGCCATCGACCTGCCGGACTGGTTCGACCAACTCGGCCTCGGCCGGCAACTGTCGCCGTCGCGCAGCAACGGGTTGAATGCCGTGCTCAAGCGCATGCAAGACTTGATCATTACCTGA
- the tcdA gene encoding tRNA cyclic N6-threonylcarbamoyladenosine(37) synthase TcdA — translation MQLDEQRFGGIARLYGREGLERLAASHVAVVGIGGVGSWAAEALARSGVGEISLFDLDDVCVTNTNRQVHALDGAVGKPKVEVMAERLKAINPGIVVHAVADFVTRETMAEYITPELDCVIDCIDSVAAKAALIAWCKRRKLQIITTGGAGGQVDPTQIQVADLNKTFNDPLAAKVRSMLRRDYNFSRTPGRHYSVQCVFSTEQLRYPKPDGTVCQSKSFVGEGVKLDCAGGFGAVMMVTATFGMVAAARAVDKIVAGARRPSERSAG, via the coding sequence ATGCAACTGGATGAACAGCGTTTCGGCGGAATCGCGCGGCTTTATGGTCGTGAGGGCCTGGAGCGTCTGGCGGCCAGCCATGTGGCGGTGGTCGGGATCGGCGGCGTGGGCTCCTGGGCGGCCGAGGCCCTGGCGCGCAGCGGCGTGGGCGAGATTTCCCTGTTCGATCTCGATGACGTCTGCGTCACCAACACCAATCGCCAGGTGCATGCCCTGGACGGCGCCGTGGGCAAGCCCAAGGTCGAGGTCATGGCCGAGCGCTTGAAGGCAATCAATCCAGGCATCGTCGTACACGCTGTAGCCGATTTCGTTACCCGTGAAACCATGGCGGAGTACATCACCCCGGAGCTGGATTGCGTGATCGACTGCATCGACAGCGTCGCCGCCAAGGCCGCGCTGATCGCCTGGTGCAAGCGCCGCAAGCTGCAGATCATCACCACCGGTGGCGCGGGTGGGCAGGTGGACCCGACACAGATCCAGGTGGCCGACCTGAACAAGACGTTCAACGACCCGCTGGCCGCCAAGGTCCGTTCCATGCTGCGCCGCGACTACAACTTCTCGCGCACGCCAGGCCGGCATTACAGCGTGCAGTGTGTGTTTTCCACCGAGCAGTTGCGCTATCCCAAGCCGGACGGCACGGTGTGCCAGTCCAAGAGTTTCGTCGGCGAGGGCGTGAAGCTGGACTGCGCCGGCGGTTTCGGCGCGGTGATGATGGTCACGGCGACCTTCGGCATGGTCGCGGCGGCGCGGGCGGTGGACAAGATCGTCGCCGGGGCGCGGCGGCCTTCGGAGCGTTCTGCTGGCTGA